A portion of the Eubacterium maltosivorans genome contains these proteins:
- a CDS encoding sensor domain-containing diguanylate cyclase: MRKQALSDVSESIANYLEEFYKTQMDDLAFTAQIPAFAQSLSNPSDPELLEPAQQLLNISTKTNSVVNRNSIIDLTGNVIASSDPNYQGTNVRDSNMFKTLIEQNKDSYNEVVDTPSNGNKCLSLAIKIYDASQRPIGILNRNVSIGSINQQISQRKVGDSGYVYILDSKAKQLSTIMEEGLSSEDSQKNALNNDADLKKFISDVENNRLKSNTGFFTYNYDGTPVIANYEKIPTSGWVVVVCMTQTEVFKEANTLQTMLLLTTLTITLVALFIGVQLAKTITNPLTYLNEKIKQIQHENFSVRCEIPGDDEFHELADNINQMTETLEISKHELVKTNELLKKSAYIDGLTNIPNRKSIYHTMDTLFRKYNNQALFLFDLNGFKTINDTFGHHMGDAALNAVAKILKGIASDNVFPARLGGDEFLVFINNYSNPKDVVDLAESILRNIENIKNLREHPVNLSASLGITFLKDDTINRSQWIRQADEAMYDAKHDETSAYAIYEKESDLFHED; encoded by the coding sequence ATGCGAAAGCAAGCCCTGTCGGATGTTTCTGAATCCATCGCCAACTATCTGGAAGAGTTTTACAAAACACAAATGGATGATCTGGCGTTCACAGCGCAGATCCCTGCTTTCGCCCAGAGTTTGAGTAACCCTTCAGATCCTGAGCTCCTGGAGCCGGCGCAGCAGCTCCTAAACATCAGTACCAAAACCAACAGCGTTGTCAATCGTAATTCAATCATCGACCTGACCGGGAATGTTATTGCTTCATCGGACCCTAACTATCAAGGGACAAACGTAAGGGATTCTAACATGTTCAAGACATTGATTGAACAAAACAAGGATTCTTACAACGAAGTTGTGGACACGCCATCGAATGGCAACAAATGCCTTTCATTGGCGATAAAAATTTATGATGCTTCTCAAAGACCCATCGGGATTTTAAACCGCAATGTCAGTATTGGGAGTATTAACCAGCAGATCAGCCAACGCAAGGTGGGTGACAGCGGCTATGTCTATATTCTGGACTCCAAGGCAAAGCAGCTTTCTACGATTATGGAAGAAGGTCTCTCCTCTGAGGACAGCCAGAAAAACGCCCTTAACAATGACGCTGACCTGAAGAAGTTCATCTCCGATGTTGAAAACAACCGCTTAAAGAGCAACACAGGATTTTTCACCTATAACTATGACGGCACTCCTGTTATTGCCAATTACGAAAAGATTCCTACCTCAGGCTGGGTTGTCGTTGTCTGCATGACACAAACGGAAGTGTTTAAAGAAGCTAATACCCTACAGACCATGTTGCTGCTCACAACGCTGACAATCACGCTGGTCGCTCTGTTTATTGGCGTTCAGCTTGCAAAAACCATTACGAACCCTCTTACCTATCTGAATGAAAAGATTAAGCAGATTCAGCATGAAAACTTTTCTGTACGCTGTGAAATTCCAGGGGACGATGAATTCCATGAGTTAGCCGACAATATTAATCAGATGACTGAAACTCTTGAAATCAGCAAGCATGAGCTGGTAAAAACTAATGAGCTTTTAAAGAAATCGGCCTATATTGACGGACTGACCAACATTCCGAACCGCAAATCGATTTATCACACAATGGATACACTTTTTAGAAAATACAATAATCAGGCTCTTTTTCTTTTTGACCTCAATGGTTTTAAAACCATTAACGATACCTTTGGACATCATATGGGCGACGCCGCGCTCAATGCTGTCGCCAAGATTTTAAAGGGCATTGCCAGCGATAATGTTTTCCCAGCCCGTCTGGGCGGTGATGAATTTCTGGTATTTATCAATAACTATTCGAATCCAAAGGACGTTGTGGATTTAGCGGAAAGCATTCTCCGCAATATTGAAAATATTAAAAATCTGAGGGAACACCCTGTCAACCTCTCTGCCAGTTTGGGGATCACCTTTCTCAAGGACGATACTATCAACCGAAGCCAATGGATACGTCAGGCAGACGAGGCCATGTATGACGCCAAGCATGATGAGACCTCCGCTTATGCCATCTATGAAAAAGAATCTGATTTGTTTCATGAAGATTGA